The Pectobacterium parmentieri genome segment CTGGCGTGGCGGATTGATTGATGGGTTTCGCTGGTTACTGAGTGATGCCAACGCAGTAAATAAACATACACAAACGGAACAAGGTGAGGACGATGAGCCAGGAACAGCAAAATCCCTTTGATAATGACAGTCTGACATTTTACGTACTCATGAATACGCAACGTCAATACAGCCTCTGGCCTGCGTTTGCCGACGTTCCTGCGGGATGGCATCAGGTTATTGGCCCAGACACGCGAACGGCCTGCATGACTTATATCGAAACTCACTGGGTGGACATGCGGCCTGCCAGCCTGCAATAGCTTGATGGAATTAAACGCCTTCAGCGTCAGTAAATCGGTTTTGGGATTCTTTCTGTTTGTCGTGTAAGGAAAACAACGTGTCTGAAACACAGTTATTGTCGGAAGAAGAGATGACGTATCAAGAACTGCCTTTGGTAGCAGCACAGCCGGGTATCTGGATAGCGGATCAAATCGCCAGCCAACATAATGCCTATACGGTGGCTCATGTCATTGAGTTATCGGGAGACATCGTCCCACGCCTGCTGGATGCGGCTATCCGGCAAGGGCTGTCCGAGGCCGATACGCTGCATGCCCATTTTGGACTCAATGAAACGGGCGAACCTGTGCAACAGATTCCGCGCCGCATCGACAGTCAGCACGTACACGCGCCGGAGTGGCTCGACTTTAGCAAACAGAAAGACGGCGATAACGCGGCGTGGACATTATTTCGCGACGATGTGGCTGCCGATTTGCCAGCAGATGGCGGAGCGCCGCTATACCGCCAGGTGGTAGTACAGGTTGCCGCGCAACCGGC includes the following:
- a CDS encoding MbtH family protein — translated: MSQEQQNPFDNDSLTFYVLMNTQRQYSLWPAFADVPAGWHQVIGPDTRTACMTYIETHWVDMRPASLQ